A window of Melospiza melodia melodia isolate bMelMel2 chromosome Z, bMelMel2.pri, whole genome shotgun sequence contains these coding sequences:
- the LOC134431596 gene encoding large ribosomal subunit protein mL50-like isoform X1 — MAAVWALRVAVRQRPGLGPAGVRALWGGRSRKEERAVEAAGAVPEQEERSEPSVMQPPPRRRSYVPPEDLQSCLESHVREVFGPSVPQDWQQAPLQEKRLKHRLLARLAAELGHAVPNSQLHRMRRAGDVLGFYRSPVSGGSKMDELAAAELPPNLKIVWQQ, encoded by the exons ATGGCGGCGGTTTGGGCGCTGCGGGTGGCGGTGCGGCAGAGGCCGGGACTCGGCCCCGCGGGGGTCAGGGCGCTGTGGGGCGGCCGCAG CAGGAAGGAGGAAAGAGCCGTGGAAGCAGCCGGAGCGGTTCCTGAGCAGGAGGAGAGGAGCGAGCCCAGCGTGATgcagcccccgccccgccgccggagCTACGTCCCGCCCGaggacctgcagagctgcctggagtcccacgtCCGGGAGGTGTTCGGGCCCTCTGTTCCCCAGGACTGGCAGCAGGCTCCGCTGCAGGAGAAGCGGCTGAAGCACCGCCTGCTGGCCCGGCTAGCGGCGGAGCTGGGACACGCCGTCCCCAACTCGCAGCTGCACCGCATGCGCCGCGCCGGGGACGTGCTGGGCTTCTACCGCAGCCCCGTGAGCGGCGGCAGCAAGATGGATGAACTCGCGGCCGCAGAGCTGCCCCCGAACCTGAAAATCGTCTGGCAGCAGTGA
- the LOC134431596 gene encoding large ribosomal subunit protein mL50-like isoform X2: MAAVWALRVAVRQRPGLGPAGVRALWGGRRKEERAVEAAGAVPEQEERSEPSVMQPPPRRRSYVPPEDLQSCLESHVREVFGPSVPQDWQQAPLQEKRLKHRLLARLAAELGHAVPNSQLHRMRRAGDVLGFYRSPVSGGSKMDELAAAELPPNLKIVWQQ, from the exons ATGGCGGCGGTTTGGGCGCTGCGGGTGGCGGTGCGGCAGAGGCCGGGACTCGGCCCCGCGGGGGTCAGGGCGCTGTGGGGCGGCCGCAG GAAGGAGGAAAGAGCCGTGGAAGCAGCCGGAGCGGTTCCTGAGCAGGAGGAGAGGAGCGAGCCCAGCGTGATgcagcccccgccccgccgccggagCTACGTCCCGCCCGaggacctgcagagctgcctggagtcccacgtCCGGGAGGTGTTCGGGCCCTCTGTTCCCCAGGACTGGCAGCAGGCTCCGCTGCAGGAGAAGCGGCTGAAGCACCGCCTGCTGGCCCGGCTAGCGGCGGAGCTGGGACACGCCGTCCCCAACTCGCAGCTGCACCGCATGCGCCGCGCCGGGGACGTGCTGGGCTTCTACCGCAGCCCCGTGAGCGGCGGCAGCAAGATGGATGAACTCGCGGCCGCAGAGCTGCCCCCGAACCTGAAAATCGTCTGGCAGCAGTGA
- the LOC134431764 gene encoding fructose-bisphosphate aldolase B: MTHQFPALSPEQKKALADIAQRIVASGKGILAADESVGTMGNRLQRINVENTEENRRAFREVLFSSDTSINQSIGGVIFFHETLYQKDSSGKPFPALIKEKGIVVGIKLDKGTAPLAGTNGETTIQGLDGLAERCAQYKKDGADFAKWRAVLKITSTTPSQLAIQENANTLARYASICQQHGLVPIVEPEILPDGDHDLQRCQYVTEKVLAAVYKALNDHHVYLEGTLLKPNMVTAGHSCSKKYTPQDVAIATVTTLLRTVPAAVPGICFLSGGQSEEEASLNLNAMNQCPLPKPWKLTFSYGRALQASALAAWLGKNENKKAAQEAFRKRAQINSLACRGQYVQSGKNDAAAMQSLFTASYTY, encoded by the exons ATGACCCACCAGTTCCCAGCGCTGTCTCCAGAGCAGAAAAAAGCTCTTGCAGACATTGCTCAGCGGATTGTGGCTTCAGGAAAGGGGATCCTAGCTGCAGATGAATCAGTGG GCACCATGGGGAACAGGCTGCAGCGGATCAATGTGGAAAACACGGAGGAGAACCGCCGAGCTTTTAGAGAGGTCCTCTTCTCTTCGGACACTTCCATCAACCAGAGCATTGGGGGAGTGATCTTTTTCCATGAGACCCTCTATCAGAAAGacagcagtgggaagccattcccagcACTTATCAAGGAAAAAGGCATTGTGGTGGGAATTAAG CTGGATAAAGGCACAGCACCCCTAGCAGGAACAAATGGAGAAACCACCATCCAAG ggctggatgggctggCTGAACGCTGTGCCCAGTACAAGAAAGATGGTGCTGACTTTGCCAAGTGGCGCGCGGTGCTGAAGATCACCAGCACAACACCCTCTCAACTCGCCATCCAGGAGAATGCCAACACCTTGGCACGCTATGCCAGCATCTGCCAGCAG catgGCTTGGTACCCATCGTGGAGCCAGAAATCCTGCCTGATGGAGACCATGATCTCCAGCGCTGTCAGTATGTCACAGAGAAG GTTCTGGCTGCTGTCTACAAGGCTTTGAATGATCATCACGTGtacctggaggggacactgctgaaaCCCAACATGGTGACGGCTGGGCATTCCTGCTCCAAGAAGTACACCCCTCAGGATGTAGCCATAGCAACTGTCACTACTCTCCTTCGCACCgttcctgctgctgttcctg GAATCTGCTTCTTGTCTGGAGGTCAGAGTGAAGAGGAGGCTTCTCTCAACCTGAATGCCATGAACCAGTGCCCTCTGCCTAAGCCTTGGAAACTGACCTTTTCCTATGGGAGAGCCCTGCAAGCCTCTGCCCTGGCTGCATGGTTGGGCAAAAACGAGAACAAGAAGGCTGCTCAAGAGGCCTTCCGCAAGCGGGCACAG aTTAACAGTTTGGCTTGCAGGGGGCAGTATGTCCAGTCTGGGAAGAACGACGCAGCTGCCATGCAGTCACTGTTCACTGCCAGCTACACCTACTGA